From Rhodococcus antarcticus, the proteins below share one genomic window:
- a CDS encoding sensor domain-containing phosphodiesterase, translated as MQFTDRRPTPASGATRHPDRRHTSATHYVDLDLAALGALRTTVELARRMLGFPVAQLNILDAFRMHTLVELGTDRVAPRSDGRGEGLCDGVVRTGVPRVVRDVVAEHPDHPTATSGFRSYVGVPVQGREGLTVGGLCLIDSRPREITPTMVEQLAEFASIVEDQLDLARRRHDGALVGVDPAVLAAAVDGGEVLPWYQPLVDLHTGAILGFEALARWQHPRLGTVSPASFIPVAEDSDLVIDLDLAVLRRAMHDLAGWRRTRPELRLSVNLSAKHLTAQESVVRLREAAAVAGVPPHQVDLEITETAAVAASSRSVDVLAQLREHGFRVVLDDFGTGWSSLEHLLRLPVDGLKIDRGLTASLGQRNADAVVRAVTGMSRDMGLTTVIEGVESADAACRARALGCTVGQGYLWSAAVPAAHVPALLALEDAPGYSPPSPAPTVRAVAG; from the coding sequence GTGCAGTTCACGGACAGACGCCCCACCCCCGCATCCGGTGCGACCCGGCACCCCGACCGCCGGCACACGTCGGCCACGCACTACGTCGACCTGGACCTCGCGGCCCTCGGTGCCCTGCGCACCACCGTGGAGCTCGCCCGGCGCATGCTCGGCTTCCCGGTGGCCCAGCTGAACATCCTCGACGCCTTCCGCATGCACACGCTGGTGGAGCTGGGCACCGACCGGGTGGCGCCCCGGTCCGACGGCCGCGGCGAGGGCCTGTGCGACGGGGTGGTGCGCACCGGGGTGCCCCGCGTGGTCCGCGACGTGGTGGCCGAGCACCCCGACCACCCCACGGCGACCAGCGGGTTCCGCAGCTACGTCGGGGTGCCGGTGCAGGGACGGGAGGGCCTCACCGTGGGCGGGCTGTGCCTCATCGACTCCCGACCCCGCGAGATCACCCCCACCATGGTCGAGCAGCTCGCCGAGTTCGCGTCCATCGTCGAGGACCAGCTGGACCTGGCCCGGCGCCGCCACGACGGTGCGCTCGTGGGCGTGGACCCCGCCGTCCTGGCGGCGGCCGTGGACGGTGGCGAGGTGCTCCCCTGGTACCAGCCGCTGGTGGACCTGCACACCGGCGCCATCCTGGGGTTCGAGGCCCTCGCGCGCTGGCAGCACCCGCGACTGGGGACGGTGTCGCCCGCCTCCTTCATCCCGGTGGCAGAGGACAGCGACCTCGTCATCGACCTCGACCTCGCGGTGCTGCGCCGGGCCATGCACGACCTGGCCGGCTGGCGCCGCACCCGCCCGGAGCTCCGGCTCAGCGTCAACCTCTCCGCCAAGCACCTGACCGCCCAGGAGAGCGTCGTGCGGCTGCGCGAGGCCGCGGCGGTCGCGGGCGTGCCGCCCCACCAGGTGGACCTGGAGATCACCGAGACCGCGGCCGTGGCCGCCAGCAGCCGCAGCGTGGACGTGCTCGCCCAGCTGCGCGAGCACGGCTTCCGCGTGGTCCTCGACGACTTCGGCACCGGCTGGTCCTCCCTGGAGCACCTGCTGCGCCTGCCCGTGGACGGGCTCAAGATCGACCGCGGGCTGACCGCGTCGCTGGGCCAGCGCAACGCCGACGCCGTGGTCCGCGCCGTCACCGGCATGAGCCGCGACATGGGCCTGACCACGGTGATCGAGGGCGTGGAGTCCGCGGACGCGGCGTGCCGGGCGCGCGCGCTCGGGTGCACTGTCGGGCAGGGCTACCTGTGGTCGGCCGCCGTGCCCGCCGCGCACGTCCCCGCGCTGCTTGCCCTCGAGGACGCGCCCGGGTACAGCCCTCCCTCGCCCGCGCCGACCGTCCGCGCCGTGGCCGGCTGA
- the dcd gene encoding dCTP deaminase has protein sequence MLLSDRDLKAELASGRLGLEPYDPAMVQPSSIDVRLDRFFRVFNNTRYTHIDPAQQQDELTSLVEPEGDEPFVLHPGEFVLGSTLEACTLPDDLAGRLEGKSSLGRLGLLTHSTAGFIDPGFSGHITLELSNVANLPITLWPGMKIGQLCLLRLSSAAEHPYGSVEAGSRYQGQRGPTPSKAHLRFDRAPTVR, from the coding sequence ATGCTGCTCTCGGACCGCGACCTCAAGGCCGAGCTCGCCTCGGGACGTCTGGGCCTCGAGCCCTACGACCCGGCCATGGTGCAGCCCTCCAGCATCGACGTGCGCCTGGACCGGTTCTTCCGCGTGTTCAACAACACCCGCTACACCCACATCGACCCCGCCCAGCAGCAGGACGAGCTGACCAGCCTCGTGGAGCCCGAGGGCGACGAGCCGTTCGTGCTGCACCCGGGGGAGTTCGTGCTCGGCTCCACCCTCGAGGCGTGCACGCTGCCCGACGACCTGGCCGGCCGGCTGGAGGGCAAGAGCTCGCTGGGGCGCCTGGGCCTGCTCACGCACTCCACGGCCGGGTTCATCGACCCCGGGTTCAGCGGTCACATCACCCTGGAGCTCTCCAACGTGGCCAACCTGCCCATCACGCTGTGGCCGGGCATGAAGATCGGCCAGCTGTGCCTGCTGCGGCTCTCCTCGGCCGCCGAGCACCCGTACGGCTCGGTCGAGGCCGGTTCGCGCTACCAGGGCCAGCGCGGCCCCACGCCGTCCAAGGCACACCTGCGCTTCGACCGGGCGCCCACCGTCCGCTGA
- a CDS encoding PIN domain-containing protein, protein MTVVALDTSAAIPWLHVTHRAHRAVRAAVGDRTPVLTTHSLAETYSVLTRAPAALRLAPEDAASVLEREFGTPVSPTPELAASLPRHLADRGVSGGATYDGLVALAASSAGTVLLTRDARAVSTYRTLGTRFEVVAD, encoded by the coding sequence GTGACCGTGGTCGCGCTGGACACGAGCGCGGCGATTCCCTGGCTGCACGTCACCCACCGGGCGCACCGGGCCGTCCGTGCCGCGGTCGGCGACCGGACCCCGGTGCTGACGACACACTCCCTCGCCGAGACGTACTCCGTGCTGACCCGTGCACCGGCCGCCCTGCGGCTCGCCCCCGAGGACGCCGCCTCCGTGCTGGAGCGGGAGTTCGGCACCCCGGTCAGCCCCACCCCCGAGCTCGCCGCGAGCCTGCCCCGCCACCTGGCCGACCGTGGGGTCAGCGGCGGCGCCACCTACGACGGGCTGGTCGCCCTGGCCGCGTCGTCCGCCGGCACCGTCCTGCTCACCCGCGACGCCCGGGCGGTCTCGACCTACCGGACCTTGGGGACCCGCTTCGAGGTCGTCGCGGACTGA